One segment of Candidatus Nitrospira nitrosa DNA contains the following:
- a CDS encoding leucyl aminopeptidase, translating to MNIMRVHAKQGRVDTDRTEALVILLCEDDILSSPDGVSLDRALGGSLRDLQRSREFEGKAQEVLLLHTHGTLPAKRLVLAGLGKPHQLSLEKIRQAMGYAVKRVRQSKAGSFTVTLPSAIPHGASLSDLSQTLTEGAILGSYQFTSYRSEKPTGKDVTAMTILVSQKSPLNSVSEGIRRGIATAEATVFVRDLCNHPSNVMTPTKIASEAKAVAKDAGVSLKILEQKEMERLGMGALLGVAKGSHEPPKFIILQYHGSKKKDDRPVVLVGKTITFDTGGISLKPAENMEQMKADMTGGAEVLATVRAAARLKLPLNLIGILPVAENMPGGRAMRPGDVVTTLSGKTVEVQNTDAEGRLILSDGLAYATRFKPAALIDIATLTGACVVALGQFAIGMFGTDTKLKDSITSAGLRAGERVWEMPLWEEYFEQLRSDVADMRNIGGRGGGMITAALFLSKFVGDYPWVHLDIASTDWSERERAYIPKGPTGIGTRLLIQFLINRSLKSESTQA from the coding sequence ATGAATATCATGCGGGTTCACGCCAAACAGGGACGCGTCGATACCGACCGTACAGAAGCGCTCGTCATCCTACTCTGCGAGGATGACATCCTCTCATCACCCGATGGAGTTTCGTTGGATCGAGCCCTTGGTGGATCACTTCGCGACCTCCAGCGATCACGGGAGTTCGAGGGGAAGGCTCAAGAGGTCCTCTTGCTTCACACCCATGGAACGCTTCCAGCGAAGCGTCTGGTTTTAGCGGGTCTTGGAAAGCCCCATCAACTCAGCTTGGAAAAGATTCGCCAAGCCATGGGGTATGCCGTCAAACGGGTTCGCCAATCAAAAGCCGGATCCTTTACGGTTACGCTGCCGAGCGCCATACCACACGGGGCTTCACTGAGCGACTTGTCCCAGACCCTGACCGAAGGGGCGATCTTAGGAAGCTATCAGTTCACGTCCTATCGCAGTGAGAAGCCGACGGGCAAGGACGTCACCGCCATGACTATACTGGTCTCGCAGAAAAGCCCGCTGAACTCCGTTTCTGAGGGCATCCGTCGTGGGATCGCGACCGCTGAAGCTACCGTCTTCGTTCGTGACCTCTGCAACCATCCTTCGAACGTGATGACCCCAACCAAGATTGCCAGCGAGGCGAAGGCCGTAGCAAAGGATGCCGGGGTCAGCCTCAAAATCCTGGAACAAAAGGAGATGGAGCGGCTCGGGATGGGTGCGTTACTTGGCGTTGCGAAGGGCAGCCACGAACCACCTAAATTCATTATTCTCCAGTACCACGGATCCAAAAAGAAAGATGATCGCCCGGTGGTCTTGGTTGGTAAGACCATCACGTTCGATACGGGAGGGATCTCCCTCAAACCAGCTGAGAACATGGAGCAAATGAAAGCCGACATGACCGGCGGAGCTGAGGTCCTAGCCACCGTACGCGCAGCGGCCCGTCTGAAATTGCCCCTCAACCTCATTGGCATCCTTCCGGTAGCGGAGAACATGCCCGGTGGTCGTGCCATGCGTCCTGGAGACGTGGTCACCACGCTCTCTGGAAAAACCGTGGAGGTTCAAAACACGGATGCTGAGGGTCGGTTGATTCTGTCGGACGGCTTGGCCTATGCCACCCGATTTAAACCGGCCGCACTCATCGACATCGCAACGCTGACCGGGGCCTGCGTGGTCGCCCTGGGACAATTCGCGATCGGCATGTTCGGCACCGATACGAAGTTGAAGGATTCAATCACGAGCGCCGGGCTCCGAGCCGGAGAGCGGGTGTGGGAAATGCCATTGTGGGAGGAATACTTCGAGCAATTACGAAGCGATGTCGCCGATATGCGAAATATCGGTGGGCGTGGCGGCGGCATGATCACCGCTGCCCTGTTCCTAAGCAAATTCGTGGGCGACTATCCGTGGGTACACCTCGATATCGCCAGTACCGATTGGAGCGAGCGGGAACGCGCGTACATTCCCAAAGGTCCGACTGGTATTGGGACGAGACTGTTGATCCAGTTCCTGATTAATCGTTCGCTGAAGTCTGAGAGCACGCAGGCATGA
- the nagZ gene encoding beta-N-acetylhexosaminidase, with product MTTAPDQIGQLFMMGFDGTTVSADLASFIKEYQPGGIILFTRNLQSTEQIVDLTNDLQRCSPHSPLLISIDQEGGRVSRLPKEFTIFPPCEVLGQCHSSELAYAAAATTAKELAAVGINMNMSPVLDVNSNPSNPVIGDRAFGATPNLVSELGLATVGGLQDNRVVACGKHFPGHGDTTSDSHKELPVVTASRERLERIEFPPFRRAIDSGVATMMTAHVQYQALDEQRPATLSPTIISKLLRQELYYDGVVLTDDLEMHAIIDHYGIGDAAVLAIQAGCDMPLICKDRNRVVTAMQAVTRAVANSDISPQRLAQSLARIRRLKDRYLFPYRPVTISDARLAVGCRSHRALLRSIHQTRERVMKAEA from the coding sequence ATGACGACCGCTCCTGATCAGATCGGACAGCTCTTCATGATGGGCTTTGACGGCACAACGGTGTCGGCAGACCTTGCTTCGTTCATCAAAGAATATCAGCCCGGTGGGATCATCCTATTCACAAGAAACCTACAATCGACCGAACAAATCGTCGACCTGACGAATGATCTTCAACGCTGCAGTCCGCATTCTCCTCTCCTGATTTCGATTGATCAAGAAGGCGGACGTGTCTCGCGGTTGCCGAAAGAGTTTACGATTTTCCCACCCTGTGAAGTCCTAGGGCAGTGCCATTCCTCAGAGCTGGCCTATGCCGCGGCCGCGACGACTGCAAAAGAATTGGCGGCTGTCGGGATCAACATGAATATGTCCCCGGTGCTGGATGTGAATAGTAATCCATCAAACCCGGTTATCGGTGACCGAGCGTTCGGCGCAACGCCCAACCTTGTGTCTGAATTGGGATTGGCCACGGTGGGTGGCCTCCAAGACAATCGGGTGGTTGCCTGCGGGAAGCACTTTCCAGGACATGGCGACACCACGTCGGACTCACACAAAGAATTGCCCGTCGTGACCGCTTCTCGTGAACGCCTCGAGCGCATTGAGTTCCCCCCGTTCCGTCGAGCCATTGACAGCGGCGTTGCCACGATGATGACCGCCCATGTCCAGTATCAGGCGTTGGATGAGCAGCGGCCGGCCACCTTGTCCCCAACCATCATCTCAAAATTGCTTCGCCAAGAGTTGTACTACGACGGAGTCGTGCTGACCGATGACCTCGAAATGCATGCGATCATCGATCACTACGGGATCGGAGACGCGGCTGTTCTGGCCATCCAAGCAGGTTGCGACATGCCGCTGATCTGCAAGGATCGGAACAGGGTGGTCACCGCCATGCAGGCCGTCACCAGGGCTGTCGCCAACTCAGACATCTCTCCACAACGGCTGGCCCAATCCCTTGCCCGCATCCGCCGCCTGAAGGACCGGTACCTCTTTCCCTATCGACCCGTCACAATCTCTGATGCGAGATTGGCGGTTGGCTGCCGCAGCCATCGCGCGCTCTTGCGGTCCATTCACCAAACCCGAGAGCGGGTCATGAAAGCTGAGGCATAA
- the queE gene encoding 7-carboxy-7-deazaguanine synthase QueE → MRVTEIFHSIQGESTFAGLPCVFVRLTGCPLRCTWCDTAYAFFGGTDQSIEDILEKVRSYGCPLVEVTGGEPLAQAETTILLDRLCHDGFTVLLETSGAVDTSTVDPSVRIILDVKCPGSGMTDRMHWPNVGRLRPRDEVKFVIQDRTDYEWAKDILQQFHLTDRCPILFSPVFGTLDPRQLAEWLLADRLRARLQLQLHKHIWAPEMRGV, encoded by the coding sequence ATGCGCGTCACCGAAATCTTTCATAGCATTCAAGGGGAATCAACCTTTGCTGGATTGCCCTGCGTGTTTGTGCGCCTCACCGGCTGTCCGCTTCGCTGCACCTGGTGCGACACAGCGTATGCATTCTTTGGAGGAACAGACCAATCCATCGAGGACATTCTTGAGAAAGTTCGTTCGTATGGGTGTCCCTTGGTCGAGGTGACGGGAGGCGAACCCTTGGCACAAGCGGAAACGACGATTCTGTTAGATCGATTGTGTCACGACGGCTTCACCGTCCTGCTTGAAACGAGTGGCGCAGTCGATACCAGCACCGTCGATCCATCCGTTCGTATCATTCTGGATGTGAAATGCCCAGGAAGCGGTATGACAGACCGCATGCACTGGCCGAATGTGGGGCGGCTGAGACCGCGAGATGAAGTCAAATTCGTCATTCAAGATCGCACCGACTATGAATGGGCAAAAGACATTCTTCAACAATTCCATTTGACCGATCGCTGCCCAATCCTCTTCAGTCCGGTGTTCGGGACACTCGATCCTCGCCAGTTAGCAGAATGGCTGCTCGCAGACCGCCTCCGTGCTCGTCTTCAACTCCAATTGCACAAACATATTTGGGCACCCGAGATGCGAGGTGTGTGA
- a CDS encoding HAD family hydrolase, whose protein sequence is MIQTDQRDLASTVAAFFDVDNTILPGEASELRFFRWLWHRGIVGWPEARDSVAWLLRHIPPLSLHPLRQRKLYLAGKPSQVIEPLGEEFCREELCPRVSAIAMRKLDEHRRAGHTIIFVTGSLDFLIAPVADALQVDRCFASRLEQQHGLYTGLLVPPLPYGAGKRQLIDQLTQDLTLDLSQCYAYGDSPGDVDLLRAVGHPTVVNPIRGMDAIARRHHWPVVKWP, encoded by the coding sequence ATGATACAGACTGATCAACGAGACCTGGCTTCTACGGTTGCTGCATTTTTCGATGTCGACAATACAATTTTACCCGGCGAAGCAAGTGAGTTGAGGTTCTTCCGTTGGCTATGGCATCGGGGGATTGTCGGTTGGCCTGAAGCTCGAGACAGCGTTGCGTGGCTCTTGCGGCACATTCCTCCCTTATCGCTCCATCCTCTCCGCCAACGGAAGCTGTACTTGGCCGGGAAACCTTCCCAGGTGATCGAACCCCTGGGTGAAGAATTTTGTCGGGAAGAGCTCTGTCCTCGTGTCTCGGCGATCGCGATGCGTAAGCTTGATGAACACCGCCGGGCAGGCCATACCATCATTTTCGTGACCGGATCGCTCGACTTTCTGATCGCCCCTGTCGCAGACGCACTTCAAGTGGATCGCTGTTTTGCCAGCCGGTTGGAGCAGCAGCATGGCCTCTATACGGGTTTGCTTGTGCCTCCACTCCCATATGGAGCGGGAAAACGTCAGCTGATCGATCAGTTGACCCAAGACCTCACATTGGATTTATCCCAATGCTACGCGTATGGCGATAGTCCGGGAGACGTTGACCTCCTCCGCGCCGTAGGACATCCGACCGTGGTCAATCCGATTCGGGGAATGGATGCTATAGCCCGTCGTCATCACTGGCCGGTTGTCAAGTGGCCCTGA
- a CDS encoding sensor histidine kinase produces the protein MNGPLPLVDVLRQQVAHLVREQAERDTVLHERTRHLRVAQALAHLGSWEWEIEGGAVRCSSELYRIFGRESGAEQLTFDGFITAVFPEDRDRVLASINQALGGRASYDVEYRIVRPNGEVRTIHSCAEVLRDDNGKPCRMSGSVLDITDRTRIAETLRSSQDKLRQALQASGIGLWDWNTHTNEMVLSEEWKRQLGYDKAELSDSFETWEGLLHPDDHDRVVVCLQDAVCKRQDEYRQEYRLRHKDGTYRWIESRAALVTEADGRQIRFLGSHMDITDRKRMEQAVRESEDRYRTLVDLSPSGVFVFCEGRAVYVNHRGALLLGASDPPELLGRSMFEFLHPDYHHDVHEHAHRVLAGNGSVHSAERTYLRKDGTSIPVQMEAARIVWNGTPAIIVLISDVTERKQAEEALRASEERFAKAFKTSPHPILISEIDTGRLVEVNDAASRLLCHHTEERESQIVSELEVLGSAEEQVRFRERMREVGPLRNMEVSLRASNGDIRRFLLSSEVIELNGKPCRVTVGDDVTDRKRAEDELRRSHGLLRQVIDGSPNFIFAKDSEGRFTMANKAVADCYGTTVHDLIGQTDADFNPHWDEVEFSREKDLEVMTSLQECFVAEEKFTDWSGATRWLQTIKRPIVDDQGCFHMVLGSATDITERKRMEETLLQHERDLNAALQDRERISQDLHDDILQSVYAAGLGLEACRSMMKRQPELTTDHFMATLEQAIEQLNQVIAKIRNFISGLEARVIHGVDFIEDLRTMVQTMCRASPIQCRVRIDDRVGQYFSPELAVHLINIVREALSNALRHSHATRITVSLRQFLGSVRLTVTDNGIGFNPKSVQGVGHGLENMTARAHKAGGVFAVRSEPHCGTRVLLDLPKDSPNYSN, from the coding sequence ATGAACGGCCCCCTTCCTCTTGTCGATGTCCTGCGTCAACAAGTTGCTCATCTTGTGCGTGAACAGGCCGAGCGAGACACGGTGTTGCATGAGCGAACTCGGCATCTTCGTGTGGCTCAGGCCCTCGCTCATCTGGGTAGTTGGGAGTGGGAAATCGAGGGCGGGGCTGTTCGGTGCTCGTCTGAGTTGTATCGGATTTTTGGCCGTGAATCTGGGGCAGAGCAGCTGACCTTTGATGGGTTTATCACGGCAGTGTTCCCAGAAGATCGTGATCGGGTCCTGGCCTCTATCAATCAGGCCCTGGGTGGCCGAGCGTCGTATGATGTGGAATATCGGATCGTGCGACCAAACGGAGAGGTGCGGACCATTCATTCCTGCGCGGAGGTCTTGCGTGACGACAATGGAAAGCCCTGTCGCATGTCCGGGTCTGTTCTGGACATCACCGATCGGACGCGCATAGCAGAAACATTGCGCTCCTCGCAGGACAAACTGAGGCAAGCGCTCCAGGCATCGGGTATCGGACTGTGGGACTGGAACACGCATACCAACGAGATGGTCCTGTCGGAGGAATGGAAGCGTCAGCTTGGGTACGACAAGGCGGAGCTTTCAGACTCATTCGAGACGTGGGAAGGTCTGTTGCATCCGGATGATCATGATCGTGTCGTGGTTTGCTTGCAGGACGCTGTGTGTAAACGTCAGGACGAATATCGCCAGGAATACCGGCTAAGGCACAAAGATGGGACCTATCGATGGATTGAGTCTCGGGCCGCGTTGGTGACAGAAGCTGACGGGCGTCAGATCCGCTTCCTCGGTTCACATATGGACATTACGGATCGCAAACGCATGGAGCAAGCGGTCCGAGAAAGTGAAGACCGGTACCGAACGTTGGTCGACCTGTCCCCATCCGGAGTCTTTGTCTTCTGTGAAGGGCGGGCCGTCTACGTCAACCACAGAGGCGCTCTTCTCCTCGGGGCGAGCGATCCTCCGGAGCTTCTCGGTCGATCCATGTTCGAGTTTCTCCATCCAGACTACCACCACGATGTCCATGAACATGCCCACCGGGTGCTTGCTGGAAACGGGTCGGTTCATAGCGCGGAACGAACCTATCTCCGGAAAGATGGAACGTCGATCCCTGTTCAAATGGAGGCCGCCAGGATCGTCTGGAATGGTACCCCCGCCATCATCGTGCTGATCTCCGATGTCACTGAGCGTAAGCAGGCGGAAGAAGCCTTACGGGCGAGCGAGGAGCGGTTTGCTAAAGCGTTCAAGACCAGTCCCCATCCCATTCTCATCAGTGAGATTGACACAGGGCGGTTGGTAGAGGTCAACGATGCGGCCAGCCGGCTGTTATGTCATCACACGGAGGAACGGGAAAGCCAGATTGTTTCAGAGCTCGAGGTTTTGGGCTCGGCTGAGGAGCAAGTCCGTTTTCGCGAACGAATGCGAGAGGTTGGACCGCTCCGAAACATGGAGGTGAGTCTCCGGGCCAGCAATGGCGATATCCGCCGCTTCCTCCTGTCGTCGGAGGTCATCGAGCTGAATGGGAAGCCTTGTAGGGTGACGGTTGGGGATGATGTCACTGATCGGAAACGAGCTGAAGACGAGTTGCGCCGATCACATGGTTTGTTGCGGCAGGTCATCGATGGCTCACCGAATTTTATCTTTGCCAAAGATAGCGAAGGGCGGTTTACGATGGCTAACAAAGCGGTTGCTGATTGTTATGGGACAACGGTGCACGATTTGATTGGACAGACAGACGCCGATTTTAATCCCCATTGGGATGAGGTGGAGTTTTCCCGCGAGAAGGATCTCGAGGTCATGACGTCTCTGCAGGAGTGCTTTGTTGCTGAGGAAAAGTTCACGGATTGGTCTGGTGCAACGCGCTGGTTGCAAACCATCAAACGACCGATTGTCGATGACCAGGGGTGTTTTCATATGGTGCTTGGATCGGCGACAGACATTACGGAACGGAAGCGGATGGAAGAAACACTGCTCCAGCACGAACGGGATCTGAATGCCGCGTTACAGGATCGAGAACGGATCAGCCAGGACCTGCACGACGATATTCTTCAATCAGTTTATGCAGCCGGGCTCGGGTTGGAAGCTTGTCGGTCGATGATGAAGCGGCAACCTGAGTTGACCACAGATCATTTCATGGCGACCTTGGAACAGGCCATTGAGCAACTCAACCAGGTCATTGCGAAGATCCGTAACTTCATCTCAGGGCTTGAGGCTCGTGTTATACACGGTGTCGATTTCATAGAGGACTTGCGAACTATGGTACAGACGATGTGCAGGGCATCGCCCATTCAATGCCGGGTACGGATCGATGACAGGGTCGGGCAGTATTTCTCACCTGAACTGGCGGTCCATCTCATCAATATTGTAAGAGAGGCATTGAGTAATGCCCTTCGTCATAGTCATGCCACACGTATTACCGTGTCGTTGCGTCAGTTCCTTGGATCAGTCCGCCTGACGGTGACGGATAATGGTATCGGATTCAATCCAAAGTCGGTTCAGGGTGTTGGTCATGGTCTGGAAAATATGACGGCGCGAGCGCACAAAGCCGGCGGGGTGTTTGCCGTACGATCGGAACCTCACTGCGGGACCAGGGTTCTTCTTGATCTCCCCAAAGATTCTCCAAACTATTCCAATTAA